In Rattus rattus isolate New Zealand chromosome 3, Rrattus_CSIRO_v1, whole genome shotgun sequence, one genomic interval encodes:
- the Zfyve16 gene encoding zinc finger FYVE domain-containing protein 16 isoform X2, translating into MDSYFKAAVSDLDKLLDDFEQNPEKQDYFQDVQDVYAFNQCSVSSELASPQLALLSKDQRCISSHASSETCCEANETFLQGKIPEALTSRQNEKNVAGLDLLSSVDASTSDEIQPSCMRRCSKPVCDLISDMGNLVHATSSEEDIKQLLPDDSKSPADTLITLDSSSGSEVLIGLDLSSVSDTLAVSSVDGGSQAVREEQDNTNAGVQSRDNSRIQESGAEVDMALSDSCKYSRTENLKDKMISNELEAVDFGMPSVLTEQSSEMSNTKDSPQYQRLPCELLKDDGDLAEEKVGVAGNSTECLEEGGSIIAMPCKLPKNEGISPNDLTSKDENFKLPDFSVQESRTAVFIKQTVAEDLVNSDLKDNNDVIQVSSSSLHVSSDGVSPSLSCLSLSGSLCGSLVDCNAHGDFLPSDESKGQNNDAVTAHEEIQKSAALDGETDLLKKEKQESMFLQPVNEKEGDGEVELEEMVISGEPLEYPEGTNPATAGSQMAPPTMSASEAPGQCEALTFSSGDMDGQELDYFNIDESMRSGILVSDAELDAFLKEQSLQNSNPMSFGENASDSQLQMNQIDMKGLRDENAGDRYFNAEAGAAGESGGVVICETTDKENTVQNGGLSVGEKSTIPTERGLSARQPDIRSEVPVPSINTQAVGGARPKQLPSRPPGTSSSQGPSKPHVVGVPAGEPSTANAAAAPTRPADHTPDSQVSFNSNYIDIESNSEGGSSFVTANKDSLPENIRKEGLVLGQKQPTWVPDSEAPNCMNCKVKFTFTKRRHHCRACGKVFCGVCCNRKCKLQYLEKEARVCVICYETINKGEYSADMFSYINEHILRITGL; encoded by the exons ATGGACAGTTACTTTAAAGCAGCTGTCAGTGACTTGGACAAACTTCTTGATGATTTTGAGCAGAACCCAG aaaaacaAGATTACTTCCAAGATGTGCAGGATGTTTATGCTTTTAACCAGTGTTCAGTTTCTTCAGAGTTGGCCTCTCCACAGCTGGCTTTACTGTCAAAGGACCAAAGATGCATTAGTAGTCATGCCTCATCAGAAACATGCTGTGAAGCAAATGAGACCTTTCTCCAAGGAAAGATACCTGAGGCGTTAACCTCTAGACAGAATGAAAAAAACGTGGCGGGACTTGATCTTCTTTCTTCCGTGGATGCTAGTACTTCAGATGAGATCCAGCCTTCGTGTATGAGACGATGTAGCAAGCCTGTTTGTGACCTGATAAGTGACATGGGTAACTTAGTACACGCCACCAGTAGTGAGGAAGACATTAAACAGTTATTGCCAGATGACTCGAAGTCTCCTGCAGATACTTTGATCACACTGGACTCGtcttcaggttcagaggttttgATCGGATTGGATTTGTCTTCAGTTTCAGATACTCTCGCTGTTTCTTCAGTAGACGGTGGTAGTCAGGCTGTCAGGGAAGAGCAGGATAATACCAACGCTGGTGTGCAAAGCAGAGATAACAGTAGGATCCAAGAATCGGGTGCAGAAGTGGACATGGCACTTTCCGATTCTTGTAAATATAGTAGAACAGAAAATTTAAAggataaaatgatttctaatgagtTAGAAGCAGTTGATTTTGGCATGCCATCTGTTTTGACTGAACAAAGTTCAGAAATGTCCAATACCAAAGATAGCCCACAATACCAGAGGCTGCCATGTGAGCTGTTAAAAGATGACGGTGATTtggcagaagagaaagtaggcGTGGCAGGCAATAGTACAGAGTGTTTAGAAGAAGGAGGTAGCATAATTGCTATGCCTTGCAAGCTTCCAAAAAATGAAGGGATATCCCCAAATGACCTAACTTCAAAAGATGAAAACTTCAAGTTACCTGACTTTTCTGTCCAGGAAAGTAGAACTGCTGTGTTCATAAAGCAGACTGTGGCAGAGGACTTGGTAAATTCAGACCTTAAAGATAATAATGATGTCATCCAAGTTTCTTCTTCATCTCTACATGTTTCGAGTGATGGTGTGTCCCCTTCACTGTCCTGTCTTTCATTgtctgggtctttgtgtggatcCTTAGTTGACTGTAATGCACACGGTGATTTTTTACCCTCTGATGAGTCTAAAGGTCAGAACAATGATGCAGTAACTGCACATGAGGAGATACAGAAGAGTGCCGCTTTAGATGGGGAGACAGATCTCCtgaagaaggaaaagcaggaaagCATGTTTCTTCAGCCagtaaatgaaaaggaaggggatggagaggtTGAACTTGAGGAGATGGTAATCAGCGGTGAGCCTTTGGAGTACCCTGAGGGTACCAACCCTGCCACAGCTGGGTCTCAAATGGCACCCCCTACCATGAGTGCCTCAGAGGCTCCTGGTCAGTGTGAAGCTCTCACTTTTTCCAGTGGCGATATGGATGGGCAAGAGTTAGATTACTTTAATATTGATGAAAGCATGAGAAGTGGCATACTGGTTAGCGATGCTGAACTTGATGCTTTTCTGAAGGAACAGAGTCTTCAGAACTCTAACCCCATGTCTTTTGGAGAAAATGCAAGTGATTCACAGTTGCAGATGAATCAGATAGATATGAAAGGATTACGTGATGAAAATGCTGGTGATAGATACTTCAATGCTGAAGCAGGAGCTGCTGGCGAAAGTGGAGGCGTTGTGATTTGTGAAACaactgataaagaaaacacagtacaAAATGGTGGTCTTTCTGTAGGAGAAAAAAGCACAATTCCAACGGAAAGAGGGTTATCTGCTCGTCAGCCTGACATACGGAGTGAAGTGCCAGTACCCAGTATTAACACCCAGGCTGTTGGAGGAGCTCGACCTAAGCAGCTGCCGAGTCGTCCACCAGGAACAAGCAGTTCACAGGGACCGAGTAAGCCACATGTTGTAGGTGTGCCAGCAGGCGAGCCAAGCACAGCAAATGCTGCTGCTGCACCCACTCGCCCTGCAGATCATACACCTGATTCTCAGGTTAGCTTCAACTCCAATTATATCGACATAGAAAGTAATTCCGAAGGTGGATCCAGTTTTGTAACTGCAAACAAGGATTCACTGCCTGAGAATATACGGAAAGAAGGCTTGGTTTTGGGCCAGAAACAACCTACGTGGGTTCCTGATTCAGAAGCTCCAAACTGTATGAACTGCAAAGTCAAATTCACTTTTACAAAACGGCGACACCACTGCCGAGCTTGTGGGAAA GTATTTTGTGGTGTCTGTTGTAACAGGAAATGTAAGCTTCAGTATCTAGAAAAGGAAGCAAGAGTATGTGTGATCTGCTATGAGACTATTAATAAAGGTGAGTATTCAGCTGACATGTTTTCTTACATAAATGAACATATATTAAGAATAACTGGATTATGA